The Cyclopterus lumpus isolate fCycLum1 chromosome 1, fCycLum1.pri, whole genome shotgun sequence sequence CATCACGCCGCTCATTTCATTCAAGGTCACGTGATTAAAGTCAAGGTCATCTGAGCAAGTCAGAGCGTCTCACCTCTAACTGCACATTGTCCACCAGCGGATTCAACTCCTCTGCTTTCCTCTGGTCCTGTTAGAGGGACAGGAAGTAGCCAAGTGAGCGAcaaaactacaaagacaaacatttaGGGATGAGGCTGGCAATAGTTTGGATTTTCCTTCGTGGCGACAAAATTCTAGGAAATAAAAACTACTGACAAGTGGGATTCCAAGAACTCTTCAAAACACAGAAAGGGGCCACACTGAGCGCATTTCCCCTCATTATCACGGAAGAGTTTGCTGACACcactatatctatatatatatatatatatatatatatatatatatatatatatatgtgttgatgtgtccttgggcgagacacttaaccccaaaattgctctcGTAGCTGTTGTACGGTTAATGAatgcgtgtgaatgttagtcctgatgtgcaggtggaaccttagctcctcccatcagtgtatgaatggatgaatgatgacaagtagtgtgaaagagctttgattggtcagaagactagaaaagcgctttcCAAGTACAGCTCCATTTACGCGCACGCGCAGCAACACGCACAcctaccccaacaagaagcagTGTGTCGGAGAACTTCTTGGCCAAACACTCCACCTCCTTACACATGGCACATGTCAACCTGGAATAAAGATGTAGATTTTagcaagtctctctctctctcacactcacactcacactcacacacacacacacacacacacacacacacctggtgagGATGTGAGCCTGGTCTCTGGCTGGTTTCTCCAGGTCCTGGCCGTGGAGGATGAGCTCTGCCACCTTGTGGAGCTGCTCGATGCTGCGAGCCGTCACTTCTGCCAGACTGCCTACTGACGACAGGTAGACTGCctataacacacaaacacaaacacaatcactGTATCCAATCCGATCAATCTGTGACTGATTTGAGCCACATAACAGCTGAGTCGACCTCACCTCTAAAGATCTGGggtccttctcatcctcctcctctccacccttCCCCTCGCCCCCCTGCTGCTCCGCCCCAtccttcttctccatctcctccttttccttctcgcCAGGTGAGGCGTCTCCTGCTGGCTGGTCCTGCTTTTCCATGTCAACCGTCTCCATAGTGACGGGCTGTTCCACCTCGCTCACCCAATCGTGGGCCCTCCTCCGTGCCTGGAGATGCATAATTACCGCCCATCAGCTTGGATCTCCATCCTGATGTATGCTAATCAGATGCGTAACCATGATTATATGCTAATGTGGGTTCTATAGATGAGAATTTGAATATGCAGAAGGACTTCAAAAAGGTGAGAACTTTTATATTATGTCTACTGCAGCGGGAGATAGTGGTGTTaaaaatgactgtgtgtgtgtgtgtgtgtgcgcgtgcgtgcgtgtgtgtgcgtgtgcgtgtgtgtgtgtgtcactgcatGGACCCAGTGATTTCAAGTTAAGGTGAGAATTAGGTTGTTTAGGGGTATTGCTTTCCTGCTATTTCAGAAAGAACAAGAGCTATGAAAAAGAATAAACCAACCCACATGTAATCCATATGGGGAGCATGATTCCAACCCGTgagcacattatttattttattttttaaataattgttttatttattaatgtaattaattcaatgtatttattttattggatGATAAAGCATTTTCAAGCTTTATAAGTGAAGGGAATGCATGTGATGTGCTTTGATCAAaatcctttgtttgtttgtttgtttccacatCACTTGATTAGTCACACTTTGAAGGGCCAGACTTCATCAGAAAAGGAACGATTACaatacatctttaaatgtgaatatgaGAATGTGACAATTTGACTGACTTAAGCCCCCGAACCTCTGAGGGAACAACATGCTGATGTGTGCAGgatttgttttgagtgtgtgacTCACCTTGTTGAGTTTGTCCGGCGTCGCGGCAACGTGAAGCTCAAACAGCAGCTCGGTGAGAACGCTCACAAACTCCTCGCCATCGGCGGCtggcacagaaacacacacacacacacacacacacacacacacacacacacacacacacacacacacacacacacgggatgAGAACAGATTTGTACCACGTGCAATGATTCCCCCCCCCATGCTGAGATCACAGAGATAatattcctctttctttcttcttgcaTTAATTCAAACTCCTGTACATAAATCACAATTAGATCTcaatgtgtacggattgtatgTCTGCATCTGATAGCTTCTGTCGGCCCCTGAACACCCCGACCCCGGGTCAGGCGCCGGGCGAGGACCCTCCATGGCGAAGGGCTTTGAGGGCAGCTGTCGCACCGCCGAAGTTTACAAGCATTCTTTGAAAGTGTCAAGCGACAAGCAGAACTTGTATATTACGTCTCAGGCCGCTGCAGTCTTCGACGTAATATACAAGTTCTCACCTTTTGAAGTCGTTCTGCATATTCAAATTTTGGAAAACaaattttaaatgaaatactgAACTAAAAAGACTGGAATGGAAAAAAATTCAACCAAAGTGAAACATCAATTCTGTTCCTGACCATCTGAGccaatgtgagtgtgtgaagaaGGCCGCCTGATCCTGGGTCAGTGCTCAGGGACCGCCTATAGCTCCAGCAGGTCCAGTTGGGGGCACTCACATAGGGGGGTAGAACAGTGTGAGTGGGAACTTAGATCACCGTTATCCTTcgcctgtcctcctccttctacttGTTCCCCTCCCTCTCGCTTGATGAAGATGTCCTTAATGAAGATcagctccttcttcacctcctcctgctcctcttcccctagggaggagaggaaggtttGGACCTAGGAGCAGATGTAGAGCATGTGACTCACAAAAGACGGTTTCTGAAAAtagcgcccacacacacacacacacacacacacacacacacacacacacacacacacacacacacacacacacacacacacacacacacacacacacacacacacacacacacacacacacacacacacacacacacacacacacacacacacacacacacacacacacacacacacacacacacacacacacacacacacacacacacactttagtgtGGGCCTCACCTGGGCCTCGCTCTCATTGGACAGGATCTCCAGGGCCTCGAGGTGCGGCAGGCCCTGGTAGTCGTCAAACAGGATGCTGTAGTGAGCTGTGGGTgcgctgattggctggttgcCCAGACTGGCGCGCTCTTTCTCTTTGGCTTCCTTCAACATCTGAGGGAAGAAGATATCACAGAGCAGCCTTCACACAACAAGCGCGCCAAGAGCGGTCGCGTCAGAGAATCCACACAATAGTCCACGCAGGTGTGACACCATCTATCTGATCGGAGTGGGTCCACGTGCCTGACTCAGGGACACCGTCTTCTGCATCAGGGTCTTGGTCTTTCGGAAACCCGGGTCGGTCTCAGCAAGAGCAATCATGGTCTTCTTTCCGATGAACTCCAAGGCGTCTAAACCGCCGCTGATCACCGACTTACCCTAAAGAGACGCCAGGagacacacggggggggggggatgttgaCAACGTTTAACCTCTATTGTTACCAACCCCTGCAGGAACGGTTCCACAGCATCTTTTAGCTACTCCCCATGCAGAAGGCGGAGGCACATGTTTGAAGAAAttgatcaaaatgtattttaaaaaagaggaataacaatacaataaaaatataaagatgcCAAGTCATAATTTTGACCAAGTCAaactattaaataaaaacaacgtCATTGAATACTGAAAAtaagacaggaagtagtcaaTAAATGAAGATTATGATACactattttgttgtgttttatccaAAACTCTTTACATGAATACAACGCCACCTTTAATGTACAATACCGAGACGTTTATCTTCACTGGCAGGTTTCCGTCACATTCTTCTTCTTAGcacttgtgtgcgtgtgcgtgtgtgcgtgtgtgcgtgtgcgtgtgcgtgtgcgtgtgtgtgtgtgtgtgtgtgtgtgtgtgtgtgtgtgtgtgtgtgtgtgtgtgtgtgtgtgcgcgctcacTGTGTTCTGCACGGCGTGTGTGATCGTAGAGAAGACGCCTCTGCCAGAAGCTGCAGCACCCACAGGTGTCTCCACAGAGCCGGACAGCTCAGTCTCTCCActttcacctcctccctctttcttctcctcctcctcagctccctcct is a genomic window containing:
- the fam114a1 gene encoding protein NOXP20 isoform X3, with translation MSQADVDPSSADMPLHTDPGPCPDVPAAFAPPPATLQSPLIPESLDLPQSAAEGTGAEDTSEGPRDQPEPAAGGQVIICDQPVSLEPEPEAAEEDVESSPQEKDKGWGGWSSWGKSLLSSASSTVGQSLTSVKTKAGEALRLHRTSVGEEAREEAKEEEEEGAEEEGAEEEEKKEGGGESGETELSGSVETPVGAAASGRGVFSTITHAVQNTGKSVISGGLDALEFIGKKTMIALAETDPGFRKTKTLMQKTVSLSQMLKEAKEKERASLGNQPISAPTAHYSILFDDYQGLPHLEALEILSNESEAQVQTFLSSLGEEEQEEVKKELIFIKDIFIKREGGEQVEGGGQAKDNGDLSSHSHCSTPLSADGEEFVSVLTELLFELHVAATPDKLNKARRRAHDWVSEVEQPVTMETVDMEKQDQPAGDASPGEKEKEEMEKKDGAEQQGGEGKGGEEEDEKDPRSLEAVYLSSVGSLAEVTARSIEQLHKVAELILHGQDLEKPARDQAHILTRLTCAMCKEVECLAKKFSDTLLLVGDQRKAEELNPLVDNVQLEGSNSTNYIENALQLLLPVLQISHIQSLHCRSTTEPAAETQH
- the fam114a1 gene encoding protein NOXP20 isoform X1, which gives rise to MKAKSSNQRCLLFQITMSQADVDPSSADMPLHTDPGPCPDVPAAFAPPPATLQSPLIPESLDLPQSAAEGTGAEDTSEGPRDQPEPAAGGQVIICDQPVSLEPEPEAAEEDVESSPQEKDKGWGGWSSWGKSLLSSASSTVGQSLTSVKTKAGEALRLHRTSVGEEAREEAKEEEEEGAEEEGAEEEEKKEGGGESGETELSGSVETPVGAAASGRGVFSTITHAVQNTGKSVISGGLDALEFIGKKTMIALAETDPGFRKTKTLMQKTVSLSQMLKEAKEKERASLGNQPISAPTAHYSILFDDYQGLPHLEALEILSNESEAQVQTFLSSLGEEEQEEVKKELIFIKDIFIKREGGEQVEGGGQAKDNGDLSSHSHCSTPLSADGEEFVSVLTELLFELHVAATPDKLNKARRRAHDWVSEVEQPVTMETVDMEKQDQPAGDASPGEKEKEEMEKKDGAEQQGGEGKGGEEEDEKDPRSLEAVYLSSVGSLAEVTARSIEQLHKVAELILHGQDLEKPARDQAHILTRLTCAMCKEVECLAKKFSDTLLLVGDQRKAEELNPLVDNVQLEGSNSTNYIENALQLLLPVLQISHIQSLHCRSTTEPAAETQH
- the fam114a1 gene encoding protein NOXP20 isoform X2, which translates into the protein MKAKSSNQRCLLFQITMSQADVDPSSADMPLHTDPGPCPDVPAAFAPPPATLQSPLIPESLDLPQSAAEGTGAEDTSEGPRDQPEPAAGGQVIICDQPVSLEPEPEAAEEDVESSPQEKDKGWGGWSSWGKSLLSSASSTVGQSLTSVKTKAGEALRLHRTSVGEEAREEAKEEEEEGAEEEGAEEEEKKEGGGESGETELSGSVETPVGAAASGRGVFSTITHAVQNTGKSVISGGLDALEFIGKKTMIALAETDPGFRKTKTLMQKTVSLSQMLKEAKEKERASLGNQPISAPTAHYSILFDDYQGLPHLEALEILSNESEAQVQTFLSSLGEEEQEEVKKELIFIKDIFIKREGGEQVEGGGQAKDNAADGEEFVSVLTELLFELHVAATPDKLNKARRRAHDWVSEVEQPVTMETVDMEKQDQPAGDASPGEKEKEEMEKKDGAEQQGGEGKGGEEEDEKDPRSLEAVYLSSVGSLAEVTARSIEQLHKVAELILHGQDLEKPARDQAHILTRLTCAMCKEVECLAKKFSDTLLLVGDQRKAEELNPLVDNVQLEGSNSTNYIENALQLLLPVLQISHIQSLHCRSTTEPAAETQH